The nucleotide window CACGGCAGGTCGGAGTATTTGTGCCCGATCCTGTcgggatggatgatgggacCTGGACTCGTTCATGTATTTTCTTGGCGCTCCCGTGTCAATAAATAAGCCACGTGCCGATAACGATGTTCCTTATCAGTTCTTAGCCACAGCCTTGTGCCCTGTGTCCCCGGTGATGTCGGTTTACATGTAAACAAACAGCGAGCCTGGGCAACACCCAATCGCGTCGCCGATCGGCCTGCCGATTGTTTTGTGATTGCAACTTCCTCAACAGCGTatcccccaccaccaccgtccgCCTCAATCATTGTGCGCATTGTCTTGCGCAGCGTGAAGAAGAAACAACAAAATCAATTTTTGACAAAATATTCGAAATTGACGCATTATTATTGTTCAATCAACCTCCGAAATATGTATCGGTTTCGCGACTAAGACACCAAATCCGATTCCGTTTGCGACAGCCTCGACCTTTGCGCGATCACATTCCCAGCTACTGACCTTCGCTCAGCCAAGCGGGCCAAGAGACATCACCGTTACTACCAAGAAACAAGGCTGATCCGACAATTATTCTCGAGAAATAACGTTTCTGTACGAATCGACGTCCGACCACAACGGCGCATCCGCGGCCATGACAGACTACTTCATCTACGAAAATCGTCTGGTGTCTTTTGATGGGCAGCCCCTGGCAAACAAAGATGGAATACCTCCGGCCGATTCCCGAGGCAAGCTGGTAAAATGGCCACATAAGTCTTTGTCAGCGGATGAGGTCAGTGAACGGCACCGGAGGGAGGCAGCAGGTTGACAAAGCCTGAGTGGAAGAGGAGACTGACCGAACCGAACTTCTAGCTCGCAAAAGCCGGATTTTACTTCGATCCCATGGTCACTAGTCCCGACAATGTAACATGCTTTTTGTGCGAAAATTCCTTTGATGGCTGGACGCCTGGAGACCATCCAATCCAAGAACATCTGAAACATTCACCATTTTGCGGCTGGGCTGTGACGGCAGCGGTCGAAGCGAATCTTGGAGACTATGGGAAGATGCACCCTCTGGAACCGATTCTTGTCGATGCGCGGAAGGCTACCTTTGGGAGGAAGTGGCCATACGAATCCAAGAGGGGATTCAAGTGCAAGTCAAAGCAAGTAAGCATTCCCTTGCACTTGCCCGAATTGAAGGAACACAAGCTAACTGGTCGCAGCTTGCCGAAGCTGGCTGGAAATTCGCACCAACAATCGAGGATGAAGACATGACAGTTTGTCCATATTGCCTGCTAGGACTTAGCGGTTGGGAACCTGGTGACAAAGCAATGTAAGAAGCATTCCCCACCATCTGGCAAATATCTACCGCAATCAACTAACAAGAAACTTAGTGACGAACACCAGAGACGACAACCTCAGTGTGCGTTTTTCCGTCTTCAGGAGGAATTACCACCACCGAAGAAGCCCACGAAAAGAGCCAAAGCGGCCAGGACATCCAAGGTCGCCCACCGCCTTTCTGTCCAGCCTGTCGGCATCCCCACTGCAGAAACCTCGGATCAAGTATCCGCCTCAGACACCGCGGGCGGCCTTGAGGATATCATCATGGCGCCAACCACGCGAGCAGCAAAGAGCAAAAAGGCAACTACCAGGAGTCGAAAAGCGAAAGcccagaagaaggaagcagaGCCCAAGGAAGCCTTAAAGGACAAACCAGCAGACGAACAATTGGCTCCTGAAGAACCACCAAATGGACGGAAGCGGGGAAGCGAGTCGATTTCCGACTCTGTGGACTCCAACCCGGAGGCGCCTCCGCAGAAGAAGCGGGCAACACGAACAGGAGGAGCTGCGATTACTGATGTTTCCACTTCAGCTGTGGAATCACAGGACAATGACATTGTCGATGCACCATCTCCCAAACAAACAGCTACCCGCAAGAGAGCGCCCGCCAAAGGAACACAGAACTTGCGGAAAAGCTCACGAGTTTCTCTGCGGCACTCACATTCAACAACAGCGCCGCAGACGGATTTCTCGAATGATGAGGCCGTCGATCGTCAGATGGAAAGTGATGACGCCGATAATGGTCCAGGACGCAAAGCGCAGGATGCAAAATCACAACAGGAAGCGAATGCTGAGGATCCAATCCATTCATCCGAcatccccctccccaaagATAGTCGCAAAGTAGCTGCTCAGAGGAGGATTTCTAAGCAAGCGAAAAGGATCCAACAGTCTCTTCCATTATCCGATCCTATCGACGAACTGACGAACGGACCTACTGCTGTGCCCGAAGCTACATCTACAGTGCCTCAAATAGCAGAGCCCGAGCTAGGATCTGGAGGGGATCCTGATATAACCTTGGTCTCAAAAAGTAGCGACCGACTAAGTACGGTCAAGCGGGGAAGGGGACGCCCATCAAAAAAGTCTACATCTTCCCATGCGTCAAGGGAAGTGGCAGAGCAGCAGCGAACTTCAGCTGGGATCCCGCTTCCGGAGGCCCAAGCCCCGGTCGAGACCCAGGTCGAGCTTGAAACCGAGCGCCGCTTATCAGCTTCAACTCCGAAAGAGGCGAGCGTTGAAGCGGCAGCAGAAGAACCGGTTCCGGAACATTCGCCCCGGGCCTCCCCTCTTAGAGCGGCCGTCACTCGAGCTGCGCCGACACCAGCCAAACTAAACAAgtctcttcctccgccgccatctGAGTCCCCAGATCACCTGTCTCAGCCGCTTGCTACACCTCAGGCACCTACAGTCGCGAGTGTACCTCAAGAACAGCCAAGCGTCTACCGCTCGCCTTCAATGCAATCCTCGAATGCAGAGAACCGACCCCCATCGCCGAAGCAAATGACCCCAATAGTCGAACGTCATGCTCTAGCACCAATGGCTACCACACCGGACAGGCCCACTTCTCCTTCCAAACGGACGATTCTGGGTGCCCTTCAAAGCACTAAGCCTTGGACCGCGGCAGATCTAGACAATATATTCTCGCCCAACAAGAACGACTACGATAAGGAAGACGGCATTGACAAACTCTTGCACAAGGGCAGTGAGCTCACGAGCCCGGAAAAGCGGATGACCGTGGAGGAGTGGATCTATCATAATGCCAACTTGGCTGAGCAGAGATTGAAGAGGGAATGCGAGGAGATGGTCCTGCTGTTTGAGAAGCAGGGTGCCAGAGCGATGGAAGCTTTGGAGGGGCTTATCGTCGAGTAGTGAGTGAGTGGCACGACCCTTGGGCACCAAATTATCAGCATAAAAGGACGAGAGGTGTGGATTCGCATACTAAATCCCGCTTCTGGTTCAAGGTCGGGCAAAttctgtgtgtgtgtgataCCAGGTAATGGACATGGAACTTGCGTGATGCGTTACATAGCAAGCTTATTGTGTCAGTGACTTTGGCTTCTGGTTTGAGTAGCATGGAAGGCGTCATTCGACGTCCGGTTAGACGATGTAGGGATAGCATTGTTGGTGACGTTACAATGGAATTGCACAATAGTGTGCATCATAACGAAACAAGCCCTAAAGTTACAGCTGCAGGTTCTTTAGATGATGCCGGGTTGGGGATCTGGACTAAAGAGCGAGTGTGATGAAAGTGGTTTTGGTTTTTCCATAGCGGGCGGTTAGTGGTTGTGAAAGCGTTTACACCAAGAAGTAGAACGAAAACTTGACAGCAACCTGGCGAGATAGCGAGTAAGAAACATTTTAGGCCAACAAGAGGGCAGAAAATGAACATATAATATCTGACTCTAGTACCCTAGTCTTTCAGACACAAACCGTGTCGACTCTGTTTAGGAGCTCCGTGTGGTTGCGACTTGCAAGTAATCCGACGCgcaagggttagggttactACATCgtccgttttttttttgcggcGCTGTCCATGACTTCATTGGGGCAGGCAGCCTTGTCAATCTACTTTGGTAACTTCACTACAGCCACCAATTACGAACCACGCGACGCGCTTCaaccttttgcttctttaGTTGACTTCCATCAATTTCAATCTCGAAGGCGAACACAGGACATACGGCAATTCTCCTGGCTGTAATCAATAATTAATCACCTGTTTGCAAAGCCCCTTTGCGCCGCCGTATTACAaaagcaccaccagcaacaaccatCACAAGGTACCGACCGGCATcgcagtagtagtagcagcgACAGCTCGACAGCTCCCCGTCGTCGTTGCACTCCCGTCGTCACAATGAGGCTGACGGCAGACCTTATCAACAACTCCCTTTCCTATCTCAATCCGCTTAAGGAGCGAGAGATAGACCTCCGAGGTGCGTTCCATCGAGAAGAGCAGATACTGCACGGTTGATCTTCAAGTTTCCAAAAGCGCGTACAAAGAACAGAGTTGATATATCGAAAACCTATGTTGGGTTGGGATACATGCAATAGGACACAGAATACCTGCTATTGAGAACTTGGGCGTTGCTGGGGTAAGTTTCTCCCTTCTCCTGGTTCTTCCTCTACTGCTAGTCCTGCTACTGGTAGCCCGTTTCAACCAAATTACCAATTAATGCAGTTTGCTAATCCGGTCGCTACTACAGCCCCACGATGCCATTGATTTCACCGACAACGATATCCAAGTGCTGGGCAACTTCCCGCTCTCTCCCCGCATACGCACCCTCCTGCTCGCCCGCAACAGGATCGCCCAGATCCAGTCGACCCTACCGAATGCGACCCCGAACCTGAAGAACCTCGTCCTGGCGTCCAATAATATTGGCGAGCTGGCGGATTTGGAGGTGTTGGGAAGGTTTCCAAGGCTTACGCACTTGGTCTTGACGGACAACCCCGTTACCAAGAAGGAGGTACGTCACACAACGCCCTTTCGTCGCCCAGTGTTATGCGGCTGAGAGAGAATCGGAGACGGGGGTGGCAAATGGAATGAATGTACGGAATGGCTGACAATGTTTGTCGACACACAGAACTACCGCTACTGGGTCCTCTGGCTGTGCCCTCAGGTTCGCTTTCTCGATTacgtcaaggtcaaggacgCCGAGAGGCAGAAGGCGAAGGAGCTGTTTGGAACCGCTGATGAGCCGACGGAGTTGGCCAAGACGGTATGTACCTTGTCTTCTTTTTCAATGTCATGACAACCCTGCTAACATGCAAACAGATAAAGGGAATCAAGAGCAAGACCTTTGACGTTGGCGCCAGCTCCGCCAACGGTGCGGCCGGCAGTGGTCCTTCCTCGAAACTTTCGCGTCTCAAGCTcacagagaaagagaagaagaagttgcaGGATCTGATCAAGAAGGCCGACAGCTTGGAGGAAATCATCAGATTGGAGAAGGCGCTCAACGAGGGACGGCTGCCACCTGGCATTATcgccgaggatgacgatgccATGGAGGAGTAAGGAGGAACCAAGGTGACGGGCACCTGACGAACGTGGTAGATCAGGTTGCTATATGTTCGTGATATGATGGCTTGCA belongs to Neurospora crassa OR74A linkage group IV, whole genome shotgun sequence and includes:
- a CDS encoding U2 small nuclear ribonucleoprotein A' → MRLTADLINNSLSYLNPLKEREIDLRGHRIPAIENLGVAGPHDAIDFTDNDIQVLGNFPLSPRIRTLLLARNRIAQIQSTLPNATPNLKNLVLASNNIGELADLEVLGRFPRLTHLVLTDNPVTKKENYRYWVLWLCPQVRFLDYVKVKDAERQKAKELFGTADEPTELAKTIKGIKSKTFDVGASSANGAAGSGPSSKLSRLKLTEKEKKKLQDLIKKADSLEEIIRLEKALNEGRLPPGIIAEDDDAMEE